In Risungbinella massiliensis, a single window of DNA contains:
- a CDS encoding VOC family protein, whose amino-acid sequence MKISLFETHIETNCLEKATAFYEQVLELEVALASSRGVRFYWIGEPGEHMLGVWETDVSPISVRHFAFQVDFEDLPKIIEKYSEKGVQFQNHFRETTNEPSVHCWMPSASIYFQDPDGNSLEFIAKLPGKSNPSGGIIPLSEWMRNNG is encoded by the coding sequence ATGAAAATATCCTTATTCGAAACTCATATTGAAACCAACTGTTTGGAGAAGGCAACAGCCTTTTATGAACAGGTGTTAGAGCTAGAAGTAGCACTTGCAAGTTCGCGTGGCGTTCGATTTTATTGGATTGGAGAACCTGGGGAGCACATGTTGGGAGTTTGGGAAACAGATGTGTCACCGATTTCGGTACGTCATTTTGCATTCCAAGTTGATTTCGAAGATTTGCCCAAAATAATTGAGAAGTATAGCGAGAAGGGAGTACAGTTTCAGAATCATTTTCGCGAAACGACAAATGAACCTTCTGTGCATTGCTGGATGCCTAGTGCTTCTATTTATTTTCAAGATCCAGATGGTAATTCATTGGAGTTTATTGCGAAGTTGCCGGGGAAATCGAATCCGAGTGGCGGAATCATCCCACTCTCGGAATGGATGAGGAATAATGGCTAA
- a CDS encoding SRPBCC family protein, with protein MSLPYTIDIEAPIEIAFHCVNDIEKIKIWMPELVRTDYIGDYDKENPVGTKFTQKLKEGGRVVGYAGEILAYDKPRLLGIRIGNTMFQVEVYYRFEPITTGTRLCYECNLFYQNWLAQTIGKLFEWLNRRILTKQLNALKQLAEKESKSII; from the coding sequence GTGAGTTTACCATACACGATTGACATCGAAGCACCAATTGAGATCGCATTTCATTGTGTAAATGATATAGAAAAGATAAAGATTTGGATGCCAGAATTAGTCCGTACTGATTATATAGGAGATTATGATAAAGAAAATCCAGTAGGAACAAAATTCACCCAAAAATTAAAAGAAGGGGGACGAGTAGTGGGCTATGCGGGAGAAATCCTAGCATACGATAAACCGCGCTTATTAGGGATTAGGATTGGCAACACTATGTTTCAAGTGGAGGTATATTACCGATTTGAGCCTATCACGACAGGAACAAGACTTTGTTACGAATGTAACCTCTTCTATCAAAATTGGTTAGCTCAAACCATCGGTAAACTATTTGAATGGCTTAACCGAAGAATTCTTACAAAACAGTTGAACGCTTTGAAGCAATTAGCTGAAAAGGAAAGTAAGTCTATTATATAA
- a CDS encoding LLM class flavin-dependent oxidoreductase — protein sequence MMEHNTTKQIRDIPFSVLDLSPIVEGGTVSDSLQNTLDLAQHAEKWGYNRYWLAEHHNMPGIASSATSVVIGHVAAGTSRIRVGSGGIMLPNHAPLIIAEQFGTLESLFPGRIDLGLGRAPGTDRLTIRALRRDVRSNGQDFPELLEELRSYFDPTLSSIGNRVRAIPGEGLNVPIWLLGSSDFSARLAGQLGLPFSFASHFSPENTMIALDVYRRHFRPSNVLEQPYAMVGVNVIAADSEKEAQWLATSMEQQFLNLIRNKPAKLQPPVENMEELWSEYEKALIDRQLGASIIGDHDRVKEKLQLFLDRTRADEIIVNAQIYDHHARLRSFEIVSEVRGQ from the coding sequence ATGATGGAACATAATACAACAAAACAAATACGAGATATTCCATTTTCAGTATTAGACCTTTCTCCTATTGTGGAAGGTGGAACAGTAAGCGATTCTTTGCAAAATACGCTGGATCTAGCCCAGCATGCAGAAAAGTGGGGTTATAACCGGTATTGGTTAGCTGAACATCATAATATGCCAGGAATCGCTAGCTCTGCAACTTCTGTTGTAATAGGTCATGTGGCAGCAGGTACTTCTAGAATTCGCGTGGGGTCTGGTGGAATCATGCTTCCCAATCATGCACCACTGATCATAGCGGAACAGTTCGGAACTCTCGAATCTCTATTTCCTGGGCGTATTGATTTGGGTCTTGGTCGAGCCCCTGGGACTGATCGACTGACCATACGTGCCTTGCGACGGGACGTAAGAAGTAATGGACAGGATTTTCCTGAATTGCTGGAGGAACTACGTAGTTACTTTGATCCCACATTGTCTTCTATCGGCAATCGTGTGAGGGCAATCCCAGGTGAGGGGCTAAATGTTCCGATTTGGTTATTAGGGTCAAGTGACTTTAGTGCACGTCTAGCTGGACAATTGGGATTACCTTTTTCTTTTGCTAGCCATTTTTCTCCTGAAAATACGATGATAGCCTTAGATGTGTATCGACGACATTTCCGTCCATCTAACGTACTCGAACAACCATATGCAATGGTAGGGGTAAATGTTATTGCAGCAGATAGTGAGAAGGAAGCTCAATGGTTAGCAACTTCGATGGAGCAACAATTTTTGAACTTAATCCGCAATAAGCCTGCGAAGTTGCAACCTCCTGTTGAAAACATGGAGGAGTTATGGAGTGAATATGAAAAGGCTCTGATTGACCGTCAGTTAGGTGCTTCGATTATTGGAGATCATGATCGTGTAAAAGAAAAACTACAGTTGTTCTTAGATAGAACACGAGCGGATGAAATCATCGTGAATGCTCAGATCTATGATCATCACGCACGTTTGCGGTCCTTTGAGATCGTATCGGAAGTGAGAGGACAGTAG
- the lexA gene encoding transcriptional repressor LexA, with protein sequence MNKLSQRQQLILDYIKKEVQAKGYPPSVREIGEAVGLASSSTVHGHLSRLEKKGYIRRDPTKPRAIELLFKESGIEENKGQHPQDTMMVPILGKVTAGEPITAIENIEEYYPLPKRMVGNHDTVFLLAIQGESMINAGIMNGDYVVVRKQNNADNGDIVVAMTHEGEATVKRFYKEKDHIRLQPENDQMTPIRLPQVTVLGKVVSLIREIV encoded by the coding sequence ATGAACAAACTCTCACAAAGGCAGCAATTAATCTTAGATTACATAAAAAAAGAAGTCCAAGCCAAAGGCTATCCACCCTCTGTTAGAGAGATTGGCGAAGCAGTTGGTTTAGCTTCTAGCTCCACCGTACATGGACATCTATCTCGTTTGGAAAAAAAGGGATATATTCGTCGGGACCCTACGAAACCAAGAGCAATTGAACTACTATTCAAAGAATCTGGCATCGAAGAGAACAAGGGACAACATCCCCAAGACACGATGATGGTTCCAATCTTAGGAAAAGTAACCGCAGGTGAACCAATTACTGCAATCGAAAACATCGAGGAATATTATCCACTTCCGAAGCGTATGGTAGGAAATCATGATACGGTTTTTCTTCTCGCAATCCAAGGGGAAAGTATGATCAACGCTGGTATAATGAATGGTGATTATGTTGTGGTACGCAAACAAAACAATGCAGATAATGGTGACATTGTCGTTGCCATGACTCACGAAGGAGAAGCTACTGTAAAACGCTTTTACAAAGAAAAAGATCATATCCGCTTACAACCTGAAAATGATCAAATGACTCCCATTCGTCTACCCCAAGTAACCGTATTAGGCAAAGTAGTCAGCCTAATTCGTGAAATTGTCTAG
- a CDS encoding tRNA(His) guanylyltransferase Thg1 family protein — MKKSDRFGDRMKTYENAFRTHLPRRLPVIIRIDGCHFHTYTKRLDKPFDQRLAQVFWETGKFLAKEIMGCKLVYHQSDEISILLTNDDKLTTEAWFQNNLQKIVSVATSLATAKFNELMRQQIPDQLLATFDCRAWVLPQDEVTNYFLWRQLDATKNSISMLAQSQFTHRDLAGLNGKQLQDKLMLEKQLNWNDLPIWKKRGVCIVKQEYIKNEVVRKKWIVDHETPIFSKKREYIDRFVNRSFSE, encoded by the coding sequence ATGAAAAAAAGTGATCGTTTTGGAGATCGGATGAAAACGTATGAAAATGCTTTCCGAACCCATCTTCCCAGAAGATTGCCAGTGATCATAAGGATCGATGGTTGTCATTTTCATACTTATACAAAAAGGTTAGATAAACCTTTTGATCAGAGGTTAGCTCAAGTATTCTGGGAAACGGGTAAGTTCCTTGCCAAAGAGATCATGGGCTGTAAGTTGGTTTATCATCAGAGTGATGAAATATCCATCTTATTAACCAATGATGATAAGCTGACAACAGAGGCATGGTTTCAAAATAATTTGCAGAAGATTGTATCAGTTGCAACCTCGTTAGCTACTGCTAAGTTTAATGAACTAATGAGACAGCAGATTCCAGATCAACTTCTTGCCACGTTCGATTGTCGTGCTTGGGTATTACCACAAGATGAGGTTACCAATTACTTTCTATGGCGACAGTTGGATGCAACGAAAAATAGTATCTCGATGTTAGCGCAAAGCCAGTTCACTCATCGAGATTTGGCAGGATTAAATGGAAAACAGCTACAAGATAAACTGATGCTAGAAAAGCAATTGAATTGGAATGACCTACCTATCTGGAAAAAAAGAGGAGTTTGTATTGTAAAACAGGAGTACATAAAAAATGAAGTAGTTCGTAAAAAATGGATAGTAGATCACGAAACTCCCATTTTCTCTAAAAAGAGAGAGTACATTGACCGGTTTGTAAATCGAAGTTTTTCAGAGTAG
- a CDS encoding ATP-binding protein, with amino-acid sequence METVIFVGIQASGKSTFYQKQFFQTHIRINLDMLKTRHREKLLFHACLTAKQAVVIDNTNVTIEDRKKYIDLSREHEFQVIGYYFEPDFHGSVERNSKRMGKANIPLVGIKSTLKKLEPPSYGEGFDRLYKVGMQNNEFVVLEY; translated from the coding sequence ATAGAGACAGTCATTTTTGTAGGAATTCAAGCATCAGGTAAGTCGACCTTCTATCAAAAACAGTTTTTTCAAACTCATATACGGATTAATCTAGATATGCTAAAGACTAGACACCGTGAAAAGCTTTTGTTTCATGCTTGTCTAACTGCCAAACAAGCCGTCGTAATAGACAATACCAATGTGACAATAGAGGATCGCAAGAAATATATTGATCTATCGAGAGAACATGAGTTTCAAGTGATCGGTTACTATTTTGAGCCTGATTTTCATGGGTCAGTGGAACGAAATAGCAAAAGAATGGGCAAAGCCAATATTCCGCTAGTTGGCATTAAGAGTACACTAAAGAAGTTAGAGCCACCTAGTTATGGAGAGGGTTTTGATAGATTATATAAGGTAGGCATGCAAAATAATGAATTTGTAGTGTTAGAGTATTAA
- a CDS encoding ArsR/SmtB family transcription factor, giving the protein MDHVEIFKALSNRTRLQILQWLKEPEVHFSSQESGDYQKIGVCVGHIQKKAGLSQSTVSQYLAMLQRVGLVTATRVGQWTHYKRNEEAIRQIVDSIKHEL; this is encoded by the coding sequence ATGGATCATGTGGAGATTTTTAAAGCACTATCGAATCGTACGAGATTGCAAATTCTGCAATGGTTAAAAGAGCCTGAAGTTCATTTCTCATCCCAAGAAAGTGGTGATTACCAAAAGATAGGGGTATGTGTGGGCCATATCCAAAAAAAAGCTGGGCTATCTCAGTCGACTGTCTCCCAATACCTTGCGATGTTGCAGAGAGTAGGGCTAGTAACAGCGACCCGAGTAGGACAATGGACCCATTACAAGAGAAATGAAGAAGCAATTCGTCAAATAGTAGATAGTATAAAACACGAATTATAG
- a CDS encoding oxidoreductase encodes MARKKALVLGATGLIGKHLVEFLLYNPIYDTVRVLTRKPLELDHPQLEQHIISFDQLADHADYFQVDEVFCCLGTTMKKAQSKQNFRKVDYHYPLEAAKIAKQQECTQFVVVTSMGANPKSFFFYSKVKGELEQALQQLSFPMLHIFRPSLLLGEREEFRMGEQSAEFLSRFTSFLLQGMLRKYHPIEAKVVAEAMSKIASFNIKGTYIYSSDEIERIVEENYKPTEKPAIK; translated from the coding sequence ATGGCTAGAAAAAAAGCGCTCGTATTAGGTGCCACTGGTCTCATTGGGAAACATTTAGTGGAGTTCCTCCTCTACAATCCCATCTATGACACTGTACGAGTATTGACCCGCAAACCGTTAGAACTAGATCATCCTCAGCTAGAACAACACATTATTTCTTTTGATCAGCTCGCAGATCATGCTGATTACTTCCAAGTGGATGAAGTTTTTTGCTGTCTAGGAACTACCATGAAGAAAGCACAATCCAAACAAAATTTTCGGAAGGTAGACTACCACTATCCTCTGGAAGCTGCCAAAATCGCAAAGCAACAGGAGTGCACGCAATTTGTAGTTGTCACTTCAATGGGTGCAAATCCCAAAAGCTTCTTTTTCTATAGCAAAGTAAAAGGTGAGCTAGAGCAAGCCCTGCAACAGCTCTCCTTTCCCATGCTCCATATCTTCCGTCCCTCCCTACTGTTAGGTGAACGTGAAGAGTTCCGAATGGGAGAGCAATCGGCTGAGTTCCTGAGTAGGTTTACCTCTTTCCTATTACAAGGAATGCTTCGAAAATACCATCCGATTGAAGCAAAAGTAGTTGCAGAAGCAATGTCTAAAATTGCAAGTTTCAATATAAAAGGAACCTATATCTACTCCTCTGATGAAATTGAACGGATTGTAGAAGAAAACTATAAACCCACTGAAAAACCTGCTATCAAGTGA
- the nagE gene encoding N-acetylglucosamine-specific PTS transporter subunit IIBC, with protein sequence MLGFLQTLGRSLMLPIAVLPAAGILLRVGDLLSNKSYFDPSSVWYILGQIFAKGAGAIFDNLDLLFAVGVALGLTANAGAAGLAAVVGLLVLKNILTLSETLAVTGEPLELNTGVLGGIVIGAVAAALYKKYHDIKLPDWLQFFGGKRFVPLITSLVTVFIGVIFLFIWGFVQEAIQAGGNWIVAQGGIGYFIYGVANRLLIPFGLHHIINTFVWFNLGEFITETGSVVTGDITRFLNGDPTAGVFQTGFFPILMFGLPAACLAMIHEAKPENRKAISGVLISAALTAFLTGITEPIEFSFMFLAPVLYLIHAVLTGISMALVNALGIHHGFAFSAGFIDFALNAPLAQKLPLLIGIGLAFAVIYYFLFRFFIRIMNLKTPGREDTVETEGEKEETKETKITDSAESHPQQVLDAVGGKENIVTLDACTTRLRLTVKDGSKVNEKKLKDLGAFGVIKIGEGNYQAVFGAKAELLKDQMSKLL encoded by the coding sequence ATTTTAGGATTTTTACAAACATTAGGTCGTTCCTTAATGTTACCGATTGCGGTATTACCTGCAGCGGGTATTTTACTTCGTGTTGGGGATCTATTATCTAATAAAAGTTATTTTGATCCTAGTAGTGTCTGGTATATTTTAGGGCAAATTTTCGCAAAAGGTGCCGGTGCTATTTTTGATAATCTAGATCTCTTATTTGCCGTAGGGGTGGCCCTTGGACTAACAGCGAATGCAGGAGCTGCAGGGCTTGCAGCAGTAGTAGGTTTGTTAGTTCTAAAAAATATTTTAACTTTATCTGAAACATTAGCAGTTACTGGAGAACCACTAGAATTAAACACAGGTGTACTTGGTGGAATCGTCATTGGTGCTGTTGCTGCCGCTCTGTATAAAAAATACCACGATATTAAATTGCCTGATTGGTTACAGTTCTTTGGAGGCAAACGTTTCGTCCCTTTGATCACTTCTTTGGTAACCGTTTTCATCGGAGTTATCTTCTTATTTATTTGGGGATTTGTCCAAGAGGCAATTCAAGCTGGTGGGAATTGGATCGTCGCACAAGGTGGTATTGGTTACTTCATTTATGGAGTAGCAAACCGTCTCTTAATTCCATTCGGATTACATCACATCATTAATACGTTTGTGTGGTTCAACCTAGGTGAGTTTATTACTGAAACTGGTAGTGTTGTCACTGGAGATATCACTCGTTTCTTAAATGGTGACCCAACAGCTGGGGTTTTCCAAACCGGTTTCTTCCCAATCCTCATGTTTGGTCTGCCTGCTGCATGTCTTGCAATGATTCACGAAGCGAAGCCAGAAAACCGCAAAGCAATTAGTGGAGTATTGATCAGTGCGGCTCTGACAGCATTCTTGACTGGGATCACCGAGCCTATTGAGTTCTCCTTTATGTTCCTGGCACCAGTCTTATACTTAATTCATGCTGTCTTGACTGGAATCTCCATGGCTTTAGTAAATGCGTTAGGAATCCACCATGGATTCGCCTTTTCGGCTGGATTCATCGACTTTGCGCTAAATGCTCCATTAGCACAGAAGCTTCCATTACTTATTGGAATTGGTCTTGCCTTTGCGGTCATTTATTACTTCCTGTTCCGTTTCTTCATCCGAATCATGAACCTAAAAACACCAGGACGTGAAGATACCGTAGAAACAGAAGGAGAAAAAGAAGAGACAAAAGAAACCAAAATAACGGATTCCGCTGAGAGCCATCCGCAACAAGTGCTTGATGCAGTTGGTGGGAAAGAAAACATTGTAACGTTAGATGCTTGTACGACTAGGTTGCGTTTGACCGTCAAAGATGGCTCAAAAGTGAATGAGAAAAAGTTAAAAGATCTTGGTGCATTTGGTGTCATTAAGATAGGAGAAGGAAACTACCAAGCGGTCTTTGGAGCAAAGGCAGAACTTCTAAAAGATCAAATGTCCAAACTTCTCTAA
- a CDS encoding DHA2 family efflux MFS transporter permease subunit, with the protein MSTQTTFNLPVRTRSMFIVMIAGAMVAFLNQTLINVALPQMMNYFHITATTANWLTTIFMLVNGIVIPITAFLMERFPTKSLYLTSMGFFAIGTLICGIAPEFSIILVGRVIQAIGAGILFPVITNVIFTLFPPERRGFAMGIFGVAMNFAPAVGPTLAGWIIQHYSWRVLFLIIFPIAFLDFLIAIFLVKNVTETSRPKLDVLGVILSTIGFGGLLYGFTTAGTSGWGSKEVVSMFIIGGISLFLFVWRQLVVKHPILEFRIFRYPIFTLTTIINVIVTMAMFSGMILIPIYMQNIHGFSPLQSGLLLLPGGIVMGIMSPITGKLFDKYGAKWLAVIGLAIVILTTFGLTRLEVDTSFNYVLAVFTFRMFGISLVMMPIFTAGLNELDLSQNKYGTAMVNTLRMIAGAVGMAFFVSIMTNRGNQHLQEILMEHHILPTDKTQLPIAINAGAVMGINDAFMVATWLTVIAFILSFFIRRT; encoded by the coding sequence ATGAGTACTCAGACCACATTCAACCTTCCGGTTCGTACACGTTCTATGTTTATTGTCATGATTGCGGGGGCAATGGTCGCATTTTTAAATCAAACACTGATCAATGTTGCCTTGCCGCAAATGATGAACTATTTTCACATTACTGCGACAACAGCAAACTGGTTAACCACTATCTTTATGTTAGTAAATGGAATCGTTATTCCGATCACTGCCTTTTTAATGGAGCGATTCCCGACTAAATCGTTATACCTTACTTCCATGGGCTTTTTTGCGATCGGGACTCTAATTTGTGGTATTGCACCTGAATTCTCTATCATTTTAGTTGGTCGTGTAATTCAAGCGATTGGTGCTGGGATCTTGTTTCCTGTTATTACAAATGTCATTTTTACATTATTTCCACCAGAACGACGTGGTTTTGCTATGGGGATCTTTGGTGTAGCGATGAATTTTGCCCCAGCTGTCGGACCAACATTAGCAGGTTGGATTATTCAGCATTATTCTTGGAGAGTGTTATTCTTAATTATTTTCCCGATCGCTTTCCTAGATTTTTTGATTGCTATTTTTCTAGTCAAAAATGTTACCGAAACGAGCCGCCCTAAATTAGATGTGTTAGGTGTTATATTGTCTACCATTGGATTTGGAGGGTTACTCTATGGTTTTACTACAGCAGGAACTTCAGGGTGGGGGAGTAAGGAAGTTGTTAGCATGTTTATCATCGGAGGAATTAGTCTTTTCCTTTTTGTTTGGCGCCAATTGGTCGTAAAACATCCCATTCTGGAGTTTCGGATCTTTCGCTATCCCATTTTTACATTGACTACGATCATCAACGTCATTGTGACTATGGCCATGTTTTCTGGAATGATTTTAATACCGATATACATGCAAAATATTCATGGTTTTTCTCCATTGCAGTCAGGATTATTGTTGTTACCAGGTGGGATTGTCATGGGAATCATGTCACCTATTACGGGGAAATTATTTGATAAGTATGGAGCAAAGTGGTTAGCAGTGATTGGATTGGCGATCGTCATTCTTACAACATTTGGGCTTACTCGATTAGAGGTAGATACATCGTTTAACTATGTATTAGCAGTGTTCACCTTTCGGATGTTTGGAATATCGTTAGTGATGATGCCGATTTTTACTGCAGGGTTAAACGAACTGGACCTAAGTCAAAATAAATATGGGACTGCCATGGTAAATACCTTACGGATGATCGCAGGAGCCGTTGGGATGGCTTTTTTTGTATCGATCATGACAAATAGAGGAAACCAACATCTCCAGGAAATATTGATGGAACACCATATACTTCCTACAGACAAGACGCAGTTACCAATTGCAATTAATGCAGGGGCTGTGATGGGGATTAATGATGCATTTATGGTAGCTACATGGCTGACGGTGATTGCGTTTATTTTATCGTTTTTTATTCGAAGAACTTAG
- a CDS encoding arylamine N-acetyltransferase family protein gives MNELNSLFRKRIGISESENITFEILENVLEKTAKNIPFENLCIIEKKTRDITKENLIDKILVRKEGGLCYELNSLFYLFLIENGFKAVLARGIVYNQATQEFPTFGRTHVTIILMPQEEQTYLIDTGFGGNLPLKPVPLSGETVMSPNGEFRIKQVDIPQGNYILEMKLKHKDTDWKIGYAFDSKTTITDVSEFNETQTIIVEHPDSPFNKTPLITRLTNEGNVTLTDTSVTQWINGVVIKEKIDTVKFKELLKHHFEIV, from the coding sequence ATGAATGAGCTGAATTCTTTATTTCGCAAACGAATCGGTATTTCAGAAAGCGAAAATATTACATTTGAAATATTGGAGAACGTTCTCGAAAAAACAGCAAAAAACATTCCTTTTGAAAATTTATGCATTATTGAAAAGAAAACCAGAGATATTACGAAAGAGAACTTAATTGATAAAATCCTAGTAAGAAAAGAAGGTGGTCTTTGCTATGAGTTAAATTCCCTTTTCTATCTCTTCTTGATCGAAAATGGTTTTAAAGCAGTCTTAGCACGTGGAATTGTTTACAATCAAGCTACTCAAGAGTTCCCAACATTCGGAAGAACTCATGTGACGATTATTCTTATGCCACAAGAGGAACAAACATATTTAATAGATACAGGATTTGGTGGAAATTTACCATTAAAACCTGTTCCTTTAAGTGGGGAAACCGTAATGTCTCCCAACGGAGAATTCCGGATCAAACAAGTGGATATTCCGCAAGGAAACTACATTCTTGAAATGAAATTGAAACACAAAGATACAGATTGGAAAATAGGGTATGCATTCGATTCGAAAACAACTATAACTGACGTATCGGAATTTAATGAGACCCAAACCATTATCGTTGAACACCCAGATTCTCCATTTAACAAAACTCCTTTAATCACAAGACTTACCAATGAAGGAAATGTAACATTAACGGATACCTCCGTCACGCAATGGATAAATGGAGTAGTTATAAAAGAGAAAATTGACACTGTAAAATTCAAAGAGTTGTTGAAACATCATTTCGAGATAGTGTGA
- a CDS encoding DODA-type extradiol aromatic ring-opening family dioxygenase, translated as MVPSLFLAHGSPMTAIEDNEYTEFLSQLGKRIQPKAIVIFTAHWESEILTISSSDEVYETIYDFYGFPEELYQVQYPAKGSSSIASKLQQKFEQYGIAIKQDFTRGLDHGSWTLLKHMYPDGEIPVIQLSVNPFLSPKEQFQIGEVLQGLGEDDILVIGSGVTVHNLRMIHWGQKTPEPWAVEFDDWLMEQIQNKNQEALFQYQKFAPHATTAVPRAEHFVPLFIAMGSGRKDTPEVIYRDYDLGTLSYLCMEF; from the coding sequence ATGGTTCCCTCTTTGTTTTTGGCTCATGGATCACCTATGACTGCGATCGAAGATAATGAATACACGGAGTTTTTGAGTCAGTTAGGGAAGAGAATACAACCAAAAGCGATTGTTATTTTTACAGCCCATTGGGAAAGTGAGATCTTAACTATTAGCTCTTCTGATGAGGTCTACGAAACGATATACGATTTTTATGGATTTCCTGAAGAGTTATATCAGGTGCAATATCCAGCCAAAGGTTCTAGTTCCATAGCCTCAAAGCTTCAGCAGAAATTTGAGCAATACGGAATCGCTATAAAACAAGATTTTACGAGAGGATTGGATCACGGATCATGGACACTATTGAAGCATATGTATCCTGATGGGGAGATCCCTGTTATTCAGCTCTCCGTAAATCCTTTTTTATCTCCTAAAGAGCAGTTTCAAATTGGGGAAGTTCTTCAAGGGCTAGGAGAAGATGACATTTTAGTCATCGGAAGTGGAGTTACCGTTCATAACTTGCGAATGATTCATTGGGGACAAAAAACACCTGAACCATGGGCAGTGGAATTTGATGATTGGTTAATGGAGCAGATTCAAAACAAGAACCAGGAAGCTCTCTTCCAATATCAAAAGTTCGCTCCACATGCTACAACAGCAGTTCCAAGAGCTGAACATTTTGTGCCTCTATTTATCGCAATGGGAAGTGGAAGAAAAGACACCCCTGAAGTGATATACCGTGATTATGACTTGGGGACATTAAGTTATCTTTGTATGGAGTTTTAG
- the proC gene encoding pyrroline-5-carboxylate reductase: MQMETNLEKMVLRIGFLGAGSIAEAMLRGITKQNLLLPQNIYVTNRSDDERLRELGSRFGIRSTRDLQEVIDNVDILILAMKPKDVMEACHGMRGMVRPDQLVISVIAGVSTELIRKWLQIDYPIIRTMPNTSSAIGLSATGIAKGRFANDDHLQLAMGLFESIGRVFVVPEAELDVVTGLSGSGPAYIYYMVEAMEEAGAKAGLSREMARQLTVQTLLGAAQMLSNSHEEPEVLRKKITSPSGTTQAGLEVLESYDFQQGVASAVLRAAERARELGAQFR, from the coding sequence ATGCAGATGGAAACAAACCTAGAAAAAATGGTGCTTCGCATTGGCTTCCTTGGAGCAGGATCCATTGCAGAAGCAATGCTGAGAGGAATTACCAAGCAAAATCTGCTTTTGCCACAAAATATATATGTGACCAATCGCTCAGACGATGAACGGTTAAGAGAACTTGGCAGTCGTTTTGGAATTCGTTCTACGCGAGATTTGCAAGAAGTGATCGATAACGTAGATATTCTGATTCTCGCTATGAAACCAAAAGATGTCATGGAAGCTTGCCATGGTATGCGTGGAATGGTTCGTCCCGATCAGTTGGTTATCTCGGTAATTGCTGGTGTGTCCACTGAACTAATACGGAAATGGCTACAAATCGACTATCCGATTATTCGTACCATGCCAAACACTTCTTCCGCCATTGGTTTATCTGCAACAGGTATTGCCAAAGGCCGTTTCGCTAATGATGATCATTTACAGTTGGCGATGGGCTTATTTGAGTCAATCGGCAGGGTGTTTGTCGTACCAGAAGCGGAGCTTGATGTGGTTACTGGTTTATCTGGTAGCGGTCCCGCTTATATCTATTATATGGTAGAAGCAATGGAAGAAGCCGGAGCAAAAGCAGGACTCTCTCGAGAAATGGCTCGTCAGCTCACTGTACAGACGCTGCTCGGTGCTGCCCAAATGCTGTCAAATTCCCACGAAGAGCCTGAAGTTCTGAGAAAAAAGATTACAAGCCCCAGTGGTACCACTCAGGCTGGTCTGGAAGTACTAGAGTCATATGATTTTCAGCAGGGGGTTGCTTCCGCAGTGTTGCGTGCAGCGGAGCGTGCGAGAGAGCTAGGAGCCCAATTTCGCTAG